From a single Oreochromis niloticus isolate F11D_XX linkage group LG4, O_niloticus_UMD_NMBU, whole genome shotgun sequence genomic region:
- the nfatc2ip gene encoding NFATC2-interacting protein, with the protein MAEAVHSSDVQLPKPPPKRRRILDPSAIVPVPIYSNKVKSSLQLKPTPALLTEKTDADDDADDSLLLEFSSRNEPAHLITLSDSEDEHMQKKAEQRPDAVRCPSPPPPESPVQKQSMAMKQKLSEIDQKLRAVSSLLSPEPQGSRSRRRRGPPMSHPENVRVDDDDDDDVIIMSPEPESSSVREIPLKIRCRTEIHKIPVLSSTPLSDVVTQLSVILNIPPPRLLLLREEEELPTSATISELGLGIADIIECVVMAAEDRSQSGGNSDSSIITVRLQSKDRDSSQEFSVHREAPLRSIFFQYVSKMSNKDQKKVRFHFDGSKVTGSQTPAQLDMEDGDIIEVWV; encoded by the exons ATGGCGGAAGCG GTTCACAGCAGTGACGTTCAGCTCCCGAAGCCGCCGCCAAAACGCCGACGTATCCTTGACCCGTCAGCCATTGTCCCCGTGCCCATCTACTCCAACAAG GTGAAGAGCAGTCTGCAGCTGAAGCCGACGCCGGCGCTGCTCACCGAAAAGACCGACGCAG ATGATGACGCAGACGACAGTTTGTTGTTGGAGTTTTCATCTCGAAACGAGCCGGCACACCTCATCACTCTCAGCGACTCCGAAGATGAACACATGCAGAAGAAGGCGGAGCAGCGGCC aGATGCCGTGCGCTGTCCGTCCCCTCCTCCTCCAGAGAGTCCCGTACAGAAACAGTCCATGGCGATGAAACAGAAGCTCAG TGAGATCGACCAGAAGCTCCGGGCAGTGAGCTCCCTCCTCTCTCCAGAGCCTCAGGGCAGCCGGTCGAGGCGGCGCCGAGGTCCTCCCATGTCACATCCTGAGAACGTGCGAGTGGACGACGATGATGACGATGACGTCATCATCATGAGCCCGGAGCCGGAGAGCTCCTCAGTGCGAGAGATCCCGCTTAAGATCCGCTGCAGGACTGAGATCCACAAGATCCCGGTGCTGTCG TCGACGCCTTTAAGCGATGTGGTGACGCAGCTGTCTGTCATCCTAAACATCCCGCCTCCTCGCCTCCTGCtgctgagggaggaagaggagctgcCGACGAGCGCCACCATCAGCGAGCTCGGCCTCGGCATCGCCGACATTATAG agtgtGTGGTCATGGCGGCAGAGGATAGAAGCCAGTCAGGCGGCAACAGCGACAGCAGCATCATCACTGTGAGGCTGCAGAGCAAAGACAGAGACTCTTCTCAGGAGTTCTCTGTGCACAGA GAGGCGCCGCTGAGGTCCATTTTCTTCCAGTACGTGTCCAAGATGTCTAACAAGGATCAGAAGAAAGTGCGCTTCCATTTCGACGGCTCCAAAGTGACGGGCAGCCAGACGCCGGCGCAGCTCGACATGGAGGACGGTGACATTATCGAAGTCTGGGTCTGA
- the spns1 gene encoding protein spinster homolog 1: MSRGEPTSDSAPFFSSDSEAEGPEDQGTATANQQPDEESPSGVSRGRALVIVFVLCYINLLNYMDRFTVAGVLPDIEHYFGINDTESGLLQTVFICSYMFLAPVFGYLGDRYNRKYIMSGGITFWSLVTLASSYTPKEHFWALLLTRGLVGVGEASYSTIAPTIIADLYVKGKRTNMLSIFYFAIPVGSGLGYIVGSQVSSRAKDWHWALRVTPGLGLIAVLLLLFVVKEPKRGAVEARPENHLHQTSWVADLRDLSKNCSFMLSTFGFTAVAFVTGSLALWAPTFLFRAAVFNGERAPCMEAHCESSDSLIFGAITCITGVLGVASGVQVSRQLRKKTARADPLVCAAGLLLCAPFLYLAIMFAQASTVATYVFIFFGETFLSMNWAIVADILLYVVVPTRRSTAEALQIVVSHLLGDAGSPYLIGVISDSLRKNDSFLWQFRSLQYSMLLCAFVAVVGGAFFLATAVYIERDRERAENYAPTDEPIVVPKSGRSTRVPVSSVLI; the protein is encoded by the exons ATGTCTCGAGGCGAGCCGACGTCAGACTCTGCTCCGTTCTTCTCCTCTGACAGCGAGGCGGAAGGTCCGGAGGATCAGGGCACCGCGACGGCCAATCAGCAGCCAGATGAGGAGTCGCCCAGCGGGGTGTCCAGAGGCCGGGCGTTGGTGATCGTCTTTGTCCTCTGCTACATCAACCTGCTCAACTACATGGACAGGTTCACCGTGGCAG GTGTTCTCCCTGACATAGAGCACTACTTTGGGATCAACGACACAGAGTCTGGCTTACTTCAAACAG TTTTTATCTGCAGTTACATGTTCCTGGCTCCTGTGTTTGGTTACCTGGGCGACAGGTACAACAGGAAGTACATCATGAGCGGCGGCATAACGTTCTGGTCGCTGGTGACGCTCGCCAGCTCCTACACGCCCAAAGAG CACTTCTGGGCGCTGCTGCTGACTCGAGGTCTGGTCGGAGTCGGCGAGGCCAGCTACTCCACCATCGCCCCGACCATCATCGCCGACCTCTACGTGAAGGGCAAGAGGACCAACATGCTCTCCATCTTTTATTTTGCCATCCCTGTTGGCAG CGGTCTCGGATACATCGTCGGCTCGCAGGTCAGCAGCAGGGCGAAGGACTGGCACTGGGCGCTGCGG GTGACTCCGGGTTTGGGGCTGATCgccgtgctgctgctgctgtttgtggtgAAGGAGCCGAAACGAGGAGCCGTCGAGGCCCGACCCGAGAATCACCTGCACCAGACCAGCTGGGTCGCCGACCTGCGTGACCTCAGCAAGAA CTGCAGCTTCATGTTGTCCACGTTCGGCTTCACGGCCGTGGCGTTTGTGACGGGCTCTCTGGCTCTCTGGGCGCCAACGTTCCTCTTCAGAGCCGCCGTCTTCAACGGGGAGAGGGCGCCCTGCATGGAGGCTCACTGCGAGTCCTCAGACAG TCTGATTTTTGGGGCCATCACCTGCATCACCGGCGTGCTGGGCGTGGCCAGCGGCGTGCAGGTGAGCCGGCAGCTGAGAAAGAAGACGGCCCGAGCTGACCCGCTGGTCTGTGCCGCCGGCCTGCTCCTCTGTGCACCGTTCCTCTACCTCGCCATCATGTTCGCCCAGGCGAGCACTGTCGCCACATAC GTCTTCATTTTCTTCGGGGAGACGTTCCTGTCCATGAACTGGGCCATCGTGGCTGATATTCTTCTG TACGTAGTCGTCCCCACTCGACGCTCCACGGCCGAGGCGCTGCAGATCGTCGTGTCTCACCTGCTGGGAGACGCAGGAAGTCCCTACCTGATAGGAGTG ATCTCCGACTCTCTGAGGAAGAACGACTCCTTCCTGTGGCAGTTTCGGTCTCTGCAGTACTCCATGCTGCTCTGCGCCTTTGTGGCTGTGGTGGGCGGAGCTTTCTTCCTCGCCACCGCAGTCTACATCGAAAGAGACCGGGAGCGCGCCGAGAACTACGCCCCCACAG atgAGCCGATTGTGGTGCCGAAAAGCGGGCGCTCCACCCGGGTTCCGGTGTCCAGCGTCCTGATCTGA
- the sgf29 gene encoding SAGA-associated factor 29 isoform X2 gives MSADPKIAELLTELHQLIKQTQEERSRSEHNLLNIQKTHERMQTENKTSPYYRTKLRGLYTTAKADAEAECSILRHALDKIAEIKSLLEERRIAAKMAGVYSDSDPPRKTMRRGVLMTLLQQSAMTLPLWIGKPGESPPPLCGATPASSDYVAKQGDKVAARVKSVEGDEQWILAEVVSYNHSTNKYEVDDIDEEGKERHTLSRRRIIPLPQWKANPETDPEALFSKDQLVLALYPQTTCFYRALIHTPPHRVRLAAPPLTVLF, from the exons ATGTCCGCTGACCCCAAGATTGCGGAGCTGCTCACTGAGCTCCACCAGCTCATCAAACAGACACAG GAGGAGAGGTCACGCAGTGAACACAACCTGCTCAACATCCAGAAAACACACGAGAGGATGCAGACTGAGAACAAGA CTTCTCCGTACTACCGCACCAAGCTGAGGGGGCTGTACACCACGGCCAAGGCAGACGCTGAGGCGGAGTGCAG CATTCTGCGTCACGCCCTCGATAAGATCGCAGAAATCAAGTCTTTGCTGGAGGAGCGGCGGATCG ctgcAAAGATGGCGGGCGTTTACAGCGACAGTGACCCTCCCAGGAAGACGATGAGGCGCGGTGTCCTCATGACGCTCCTCCAGCAGTCGGCCATGACACTTCCTCTGTGGATCGGCAAGCCAGGGGAGAG CCCTCCTCCTCTGTGCGGGGCGACCCCTGCGAGCAGCGACTACGTGGCCAAACAGGGAGACAAGGTGGCGGCGAGGGTGAAGAGCGTGGAGGGCGACGAGCAGTGGATCCTGGCTGAGGTGGTCAGCTACAACCATTCCACCAACAA GTACGAAGTGGACGACATCGACGAGGAGGGCAAAGA GCGGCACACGCTGAGCAGACGGCGGATCATCCCTCTGCCGCAGTGGAAAGCCAACCCGGAGACTGACCCTGAGGCGCTGTTCAGTAAGGACCAGCTGGTGCTGGCCCTTTACCCTCAGACCACCTGCTTCTACCGAGCGCTGATCCACACGCCGCCGCACAGGGTGAGGCTCGCCGCGCCGCCGCTTAcggttttattttga
- the sgf29 gene encoding SAGA-associated factor 29 isoform X1, which yields MSADPKIAELLTELHQLIKQTQEERSRSEHNLLNIQKTHERMQTENKTSPYYRTKLRGLYTTAKADAEAECSILRHALDKIAEIKSLLEERRIAAKMAGVYSDSDPPRKTMRRGVLMTLLQQSAMTLPLWIGKPGESPPPLCGATPASSDYVAKQGDKVAARVKSVEGDEQWILAEVVSYNHSTNKYEVDDIDEEGKERHTLSRRRIIPLPQWKANPETDPEALFSKDQLVLALYPQTTCFYRALIHTPPHRPQDDYSVLFEDTSYPDGYSPPLNVAQRYVVACKENKKK from the exons ATGTCCGCTGACCCCAAGATTGCGGAGCTGCTCACTGAGCTCCACCAGCTCATCAAACAGACACAG GAGGAGAGGTCACGCAGTGAACACAACCTGCTCAACATCCAGAAAACACACGAGAGGATGCAGACTGAGAACAAGA CTTCTCCGTACTACCGCACCAAGCTGAGGGGGCTGTACACCACGGCCAAGGCAGACGCTGAGGCGGAGTGCAG CATTCTGCGTCACGCCCTCGATAAGATCGCAGAAATCAAGTCTTTGCTGGAGGAGCGGCGGATCG ctgcAAAGATGGCGGGCGTTTACAGCGACAGTGACCCTCCCAGGAAGACGATGAGGCGCGGTGTCCTCATGACGCTCCTCCAGCAGTCGGCCATGACACTTCCTCTGTGGATCGGCAAGCCAGGGGAGAG CCCTCCTCCTCTGTGCGGGGCGACCCCTGCGAGCAGCGACTACGTGGCCAAACAGGGAGACAAGGTGGCGGCGAGGGTGAAGAGCGTGGAGGGCGACGAGCAGTGGATCCTGGCTGAGGTGGTCAGCTACAACCATTCCACCAACAA GTACGAAGTGGACGACATCGACGAGGAGGGCAAAGA GCGGCACACGCTGAGCAGACGGCGGATCATCCCTCTGCCGCAGTGGAAAGCCAACCCGGAGACTGACCCTGAGGCGCTGTTCAGTAAGGACCAGCTGGTGCTGGCCCTTTACCCTCAGACCACCTGCTTCTACCGAGCGCTGATCCACACGCCGCCGCACAGG CCTCAGGACGATTACTCGGTGTTGTTTGAGGACACGTCGTACCCTGACGGTTACTCGCCACCGCTCAACGTGGCCCAGCGCTACGTGGTCGCCTGCAAAGAGAACAAGAAGAAGTGA